Proteins encoded together in one Cyanobium sp. WAJ14-Wanaka window:
- a CDS encoding UDP-N-acetylmuramoyl-L-alanyl-D-glutamate--2,6-diaminopimelate ligase has product MALLLHPLLRQLGLEVPEGLPNADLTGLSCDSRRVGPGTLFVGLPGNQVDGGQFWPQALQAGAEVALIGAAAAAANPPGPADPVLVVDGPVARWAGELAAEFWGRPSQRLALIGVTGTNGKTTITHLIEHLAAETGRPTALFGTLVNRWPGHSVTAQHTTAFADVLQAQLAQAVEAGAMVGAMEVSSHALDQQRVAGCQFAGAVFSNLSQDHLDYHLSMEAYFEAKARLFAAPYLQLGGQAGGQVGGQGCAKGVVINGDDAWGRRLIDRLASQLGDCCWRSSLEDPTAELHVRDLQLGSGGMAGTLVTPHGSGQFQSPLVGRFNLMNLLQAVGSLVQQGVPLPLLLGALGSFKGVPGRMERVSLGAAQGPLPAVLVDYAHTPDGLESALGACRPFTSGRLICVFGCGGDRDRSKRPLMGAIAARLADQLVLTSDNPRTEEPAQILADVVAGIPAGTALQVEADRAAAIRLAIAAAAPEDLVLIAGKGHEDYQILGTSKVHFDDREEAEKGLRARPHG; this is encoded by the coding sequence ATGGCCCTGCTGCTCCATCCGCTCCTGCGTCAGCTGGGATTGGAGGTGCCAGAAGGCTTGCCGAATGCCGACCTGACGGGGCTTAGCTGTGATTCGCGCCGGGTTGGGCCGGGCACCCTGTTTGTGGGGCTGCCTGGCAACCAGGTGGATGGGGGTCAGTTTTGGCCCCAGGCCCTGCAGGCCGGCGCGGAGGTGGCCCTGATTGGGGCAGCAGCAGCAGCTGCAAATCCACCGGGCCCTGCGGATCCGGTGCTGGTGGTGGATGGTCCGGTGGCCCGTTGGGCTGGGGAATTGGCGGCGGAGTTTTGGGGCCGGCCCAGCCAGCGTTTGGCCCTGATCGGGGTGACGGGCACCAATGGCAAAACCACCATCACCCACCTGATTGAACATTTGGCCGCGGAAACGGGCCGTCCCACGGCCCTATTTGGCACCTTGGTGAACCGCTGGCCGGGCCATAGCGTCACGGCCCAACACACCACGGCCTTTGCCGATGTGCTGCAGGCCCAATTGGCCCAGGCGGTGGAGGCCGGAGCGATGGTGGGGGCGATGGAGGTGAGTTCCCATGCCCTCGATCAGCAAAGGGTGGCCGGCTGCCAATTCGCCGGAGCGGTGTTCAGCAACCTCAGCCAGGACCACCTCGATTACCACCTTTCAATGGAGGCCTATTTCGAGGCCAAGGCCCGCCTGTTTGCAGCCCCCTATCTCCAGTTGGGCGGCCAGGCGGGCGGCCAGGTGGGCGGCCAGGGCTGTGCCAAGGGAGTGGTGATCAATGGCGACGACGCCTGGGGCCGGCGCCTGATTGATCGGCTGGCCAGCCAGCTGGGGGATTGCTGTTGGCGCAGCTCCCTGGAGGATCCCACCGCCGAGCTGCACGTGCGTGACCTCCAGCTCGGCTCTGGCGGCATGGCCGGCACCCTGGTGACACCCCATGGTTCAGGCCAATTTCAGTCGCCTTTGGTGGGTCGTTTCAACCTGATGAATCTGCTGCAGGCGGTGGGTTCCCTGGTGCAGCAAGGGGTGCCCTTGCCCCTGTTGTTGGGGGCGCTTGGCAGCTTCAAGGGGGTGCCGGGCCGGATGGAGCGGGTCAGCCTGGGGGCAGCCCAGGGCCCCTTGCCCGCCGTGTTGGTGGATTACGCCCACACCCCAGATGGCCTGGAGAGTGCCCTCGGCGCCTGCCGCCCCTTCACCTCGGGCCGTTTGATTTGCGTTTTTGGCTGTGGTGGTGACCGCGACCGCAGCAAGCGGCCGCTGATGGGGGCGATTGCTGCCCGGTTGGCCGACCAGCTCGTGCTCACCTCCGACAACCCCCGCACCGAGGAGCCGGCCCAGATCCTGGCGGATGTGGTGGCTGGCATTCCCGCCGGCACGGCCCTGCAGGTGGAGGCGGATCGGGCCGCTGCGATCAGGCTGGCGATTGCCGCTGCAGCTCCTGAGGATCTGGTGCTAATCGCCGGTAAGGGCCATGAGGACTACCAAATCCTTGGTACCAGCAAGGTTCATTTCGACGATCGCGAAGAGGCGGAGAAGGGTCTGCGGGCACGACCACACGGCTAA
- the aqpZ gene encoding aquaporin Z, translating into MAKKLLAEAFGTFWLVFGGCGSAAIAANFPYQTGADIAPGNPFGLGFLGVALAFGLTVVTMAYAIGHISGCHLNPAVSFGLWASGRMKGSDLLPYIGAQVAGGVLAGGFIKLVVAGGPAFQLVMAGSNPLATNGWGAHSPGGYGFWAALVVELVLTFFFLLVIIGATDRLAPVGFAGAAIGLALALIHMISIPVTNTSVNPARSTGVALWVGGEAVGQLWLFWLAPIAGALLAGWFYRNVLSSETN; encoded by the coding sequence ATGGCCAAAAAGCTATTAGCAGAGGCTTTTGGTACATTTTGGTTGGTGTTTGGAGGTTGCGGTAGTGCTGCAATCGCCGCCAATTTCCCCTATCAGACGGGTGCAGATATCGCGCCAGGAAACCCCTTTGGTCTGGGTTTTCTAGGTGTGGCCTTGGCCTTTGGTCTCACGGTGGTGACCATGGCCTACGCGATCGGCCATATTTCCGGATGTCATTTGAATCCCGCGGTGAGCTTCGGCCTCTGGGCCAGTGGTCGCATGAAGGGTTCCGATCTGCTTCCCTACATCGGGGCCCAGGTGGCGGGCGGAGTTCTGGCTGGCGGTTTTATTAAATTGGTAGTGGCGGGTGGCCCGGCCTTCCAATTGGTAATGGCAGGTAGTAACCCCTTGGCTACCAATGGTTGGGGTGCCCATTCCCCTGGTGGCTATGGCTTCTGGGCTGCCCTGGTCGTGGAGCTGGTGCTTACCTTCTTTTTCCTGCTGGTGATCATTGGGGCTACTGATCGTCTGGCGCCTGTCGGTTTTGCCGGTGCCGCCATTGGCCTAGCCCTAGCCCTGATCCACATGATCAGTATTCCAGTTACCAATACCTCAGTGAATCCCGCCCGCAGCACCGGAGTGGCCCTATGGGTTGGCGGTGAGGCAGTTGGTCAGCTGTGGCTGTTCTGGTTGGCTCCTATCGCTGGTGCCCTTTTGGCTGGTTGGTTTTACCGCAATGTGCTGAGTTCCGAGACCAACTGA
- a CDS encoding aminotransferase class V-fold PLP-dependent enzyme translates to MSESFGQKQAPPKGAFAERFRQQLPALANKTYFNYGGQGPLPEASLEAITASWRRIQELGPFTGDVWPFIEATSARLRQRLAQEFGVPSQRVAFTENVTSGCVLPLWGLPWQRGDELLISDCEHPGVVAACRELARREGLQIASLPVADLRQTPADAEARVLERLEQALGPATRLVVLSHLLWNTGQLMPIAAVAKQLQHHPRQPWLLVDAAQSLGAMPVAEAAAAADIYACTGHKWCCGPEGLGAMALSERVVREAQPTLIGWRSLSHESNGQSGFHADSRRFEVATSCLPLFAGLQTSLALLDAEGSAQERLAVIQGLSHRLWSGLQAIDGISTLLESAPPAGLVSFQVEGHNPEELVKQLGAKGIWIRSLDDPHCLRACTHISTTETEIDQLVSELSTLR, encoded by the coding sequence TTGTCGGAATCCTTTGGGCAGAAGCAAGCGCCCCCAAAGGGGGCCTTTGCGGAGCGCTTTCGCCAGCAGCTCCCCGCCCTAGCCAACAAGACCTACTTCAACTACGGCGGCCAGGGGCCCCTGCCGGAAGCCTCCCTAGAAGCGATCACCGCCAGCTGGCGCAGGATCCAGGAGCTGGGGCCCTTCACCGGTGATGTGTGGCCCTTCATCGAGGCCACCAGCGCCCGCCTTCGGCAGCGGTTGGCCCAGGAGTTTGGGGTGCCAAGCCAGCGGGTGGCCTTTACTGAAAATGTGACCTCCGGCTGCGTGCTGCCCCTCTGGGGCTTGCCCTGGCAGCGCGGCGATGAGCTGTTGATCAGTGATTGCGAACACCCAGGGGTGGTGGCCGCCTGCCGGGAATTGGCCCGCCGCGAGGGTCTCCAGATCGCCAGCCTGCCGGTGGCCGATCTGCGCCAGACCCCAGCCGATGCCGAGGCCAGGGTGCTTGAGCGGCTCGAGCAGGCCCTAGGCCCTGCCACCCGCTTGGTGGTGCTCTCCCACCTGCTATGGAACACCGGCCAATTGATGCCGATTGCGGCGGTGGCAAAACAATTGCAGCACCATCCGCGCCAGCCCTGGCTGCTGGTGGATGCGGCCCAATCGCTTGGGGCAATGCCGGTGGCGGAGGCTGCCGCCGCCGCCGACATCTATGCCTGCACCGGCCACAAGTGGTGCTGCGGCCCCGAAGGCCTCGGGGCAATGGCCCTTTCCGAACGGGTCGTTAGGGAGGCCCAACCCACCTTGATCGGCTGGCGCAGCCTCAGCCACGAAAGCAACGGCCAAAGCGGCTTCCACGCCGATAGCCGCCGCTTCGAGGTTGCCACCTCCTGCCTGCCCTTATTTGCGGGGCTCCAAACCTCCCTGGCACTGCTCGATGCGGAGGGCAGCGCCCAGGAGCGGCTAGCCGTAATTCAAGGCCTAAGCCACAGGCTCTGGAGCGGCCTGCAGGCCATTGATGGCATCAGCACCCTGCTGGAAAGTGCCCCCCCAGCTGGGCTCGTGAGCTTCCAGGTGGAGGGGCACAACCCAGAGGAGCTGGTGAAGCAGCTGGGGGCAAAGGGGATCTGGATCCGCAGCCTGGATGATCCCCATTGCCTAAGGGCCTGCACCCACATCAGCACAACTGAAACCGAGATCGATCAGTTGGTCTCGGAACTCAGCACATTGCGGTAA